The proteins below come from a single Balaenoptera acutorostrata chromosome 2, mBalAcu1.1, whole genome shotgun sequence genomic window:
- the LOC103002055 gene encoding speedy protein E4-like: MQVKRQWESAVEPEHHEVFNRLLEDTVVQRFLAWDKKLRVSDKYLLSMVIAYFSRAGLFSWQYQRIHFFLALYLANDMEEDNQAPKQAIFSFLYGKSRVQLPMFHKLRFQLIRSMRWKTWVSRDECEEIQTYDPEHWAWGRDRTLIP, encoded by the exons ATGCAGGTGAAGAGACAGTGGGAGTCGGCCGTGGAACCTGAGCACCATGAGGTCTTCAACAGGCTGCTCG AGGATACTGTTGTTCAAAGATTCCTGGCTTGGGATAAAAAGCTGAGGGTGTCTGACAAG TATCTTCTGTCCATGGTAATTGCTTATTTTAGCCGGGCTGGCCTCTTCTCCTGGCAGTACCAGCGGATTCATTTCTTCCTAGCTCT TTACTTGGCCAATGATATGGAGGAGGACAACCAGGCCCCTAAGCAAGCTATATTTTCCTTCCTCTATGGGAAGAGCCGTGTCCAGCTTCCCATGTTCCACAAGCTACGATTCCAGTTAATTCGCTCTATGCGTTGGAAGACTTGGGTTTCTCGAGATGAGTGTGAGGAG ATCCAGACTTATGATCCGGAACACTGGGCATGGGGGCGAGATCGCACTCTCATTCCCTAG